From Lepidochelys kempii isolate rLepKem1 unplaced genomic scaffold, rLepKem1.hap2 scaffold_140, whole genome shotgun sequence, the proteins below share one genomic window:
- the LOC140904497 gene encoding paraneoplastic antigen Ma1 homolog: MALHLLEDWCKGMNINPRNCVLVTGVPEAFDEGSIEPTLRASTEYLSKCKMRGRIFVREDGDFAVLCELPSAVDPLQVPGTIAVEDGEWKVITTGSQPSPAPASEVEFLKKMSAFLGREGKTLADMPGLLGLDPGVPTREAAPSPDEWVKALGQALEKVVPPHPESSPYRKLRLFSGGPTPIPGEEAFEPWLEHTTEMLQEWAVPDAEKRRRLVECLRGPALDVIRTLKLSNPGVKVKDCLEALDHAFGRTEGSEDVYCKFLNARQQKGEKVSAYIQRLEKLLQRAIMRGAVAVEQMDRTRLAQIVRGIQYQNPILLHLRLRERQDNPPGYSRLIKEVREEEERQAAGEVWEVQPPQATATTSIRAPKALMVNPQEELTQRVQVLTQKVAELENTIDSAKTSAYKEPPVTTVQKTTFRTSAPPRQHGKGQSFFCYRCGQDGHIAARCQNAENPPLVYQKLRTTWGKSGNGPRAWEGSRLGLQGSEAPLRRTMPPESHQD, from the coding sequence ATGGCCCTACATTTGCTAGAGGATTGGTGCAAGGGGATGAATATTAACCCTAGGAACTGTGTCCTGGTGACCGGGGTGCCGGAGGCATTCGATGAAGGCTCAATAGAGCCTACCTTAAGGGCATCCACTGAGTACCTGAGTAAGTGTAAAATGCGTGGGCGCATATTTGTGAGGGAGGATGGAGATTTTGCTGTACTGTGTGAGCTGCCGTCGGCTGTGGACCCTCTACAGGTTCCAGGCACGATAGCAGTGGAAGATGGTGAGTGGAAGGTAATAACTACTGGGAGCCAGCCCTCACCGGCTCCTGCATCTGAAgtggagtttttaaagaaaatgtcagcctttttggggagagaggggaagacctTGGCTGATATGCCGGGTCTGTTGGGCCTTGACCCAGGAGTCCCAACCCGGGAGGCTGCTCCATCACCTGATGAGTGGGTGAAGGCTTTGGGGCAAGCATTAGAGAAGGTCGTGCCACCCCACCCTGAGTCAAGCCCCTATCGTAAACTGAGGCTGTTTTCTGGGGGTCCCACCCCAATACCCGGGGAGGAAGCATTTGAACCCTGGCTGgaacacaccactgaaatgctgcaggagtgggcAGTACCTGATGCTGAAAAGAGAAGGCGACTAGTAGAGTGCCTCAGGGGGCCAGccctagatgtgattcgcaccctgaagctcagtaACCCTGGGGTCAAGgtaaaggactgcctagaggcccttgatcaTGCCTTCGGGAGAACCGAGGGCTCAGAGGATGTTTATTGCAAGTTCCTCAATGCCAGGcaacaaaagggagagaaagtttctgcctacatacagaggttggagaaattattacagagagccatcatgaggggagcagtagcGGTTGAGCAAATGGACCGGACTAGATTGGCTCAGATTGTGAGGGGAATTCAATATCAGAACCCAATCCTTCTCCACCTTCGATTAAGGGAGCGCCAAGACAATCCACCGGGTTACTCTCgactgataaaagaggtccgagaggaggaagagaggcaggcagctggtgaggttTGGGAGGTTCAGCCACCCCAGGCAACTGCCACAACATCCATACGAGCGCCCAAGGCGCTGATGGTGAATCCTCAAGAGGAACTTACCCAACGAGTGCAGGTCCTGACACAGAAAGTGGCTGAACTAGAGAATACCATCGATTCAGCAAAGACTTCAGCGTACAAGGAACCCCCTGTTACCACGGTCCAGAAGACTACATTtagaacctctgccccaccccggcaACACGGGAAAGGGCAATCCTTCTTCTGCTACCGGTGTGGCCAGGATGGGCACATTGCTGCCAGGTGTCAGAATGCAGAGAATCCCCCGCTAGTATACCAAAAGCTGAGGACCACCTGGGGAAAGTCGGGAAACGGCCccagggcctgggaagggagCCGCCTAGGCCTGCAGGGTTCGGAGGCTCCCCTGCGAAGAACCATGCCACCCGAATCCCACCAGGATTGA